One segment of Prionailurus bengalensis isolate Pbe53 chromosome D4, Fcat_Pben_1.1_paternal_pri, whole genome shotgun sequence DNA contains the following:
- the MORN5 gene encoding MORN repeat-containing protein 5 isoform X2, whose product MEYTGSQYIGEYVDGRMEGEAEYLLPTETKYVGEMKDGMFHGQGTLYFPNGSRYDAIWEKGLAVKGSLKSPIWTRLEKSLKAVTIAEMASMTRSQG is encoded by the exons ATGGAGTACACGGGGAGCCAATACATTGGGGAATATGTAGACGGGAG GATGGAGGGTGAAGCCGAATACCTCCTCCCTACCGAAACAAAGTATGTTGGGGAAATGAAGGACGGCATGTTTCATGGCCAAGGAACCCTGTACTTCCCCAACGGGAGCCGCTATGATGCCATTTGGGAAAAGGGACTGGCCGTGAAG GGATCTCTCAAGTCACCAATATGGACCCGCCTAGAAAAATCCCTGAAGGCTGTTACGATTGCGGAGATGGCTTCTATGACCCGGTCACAAGGATAA